A part of Carassius auratus strain Wakin unplaced genomic scaffold, ASM336829v1 scaf_tig00046369, whole genome shotgun sequence genomic DNA contains:
- the LOC113088439 gene encoding GTPase IMAP family member 4-like — MEVTVVDTPGWHCTKISEDEVASQIKAATASLNGHYAFLMVIPIGSYTAKEMQMIPQLRKILGEDFFTHTTILFSFHDNLESKSFDQFITEEEGALKIIIQCCGNRVYTWNNKDRSSVKNLNKLLKDLKETQGMNENSKESSQSENQDEKIIVKPEQDQVTSEETIGHSDAHMKRHKKDTTEPMDKTSEEVRVVVLGMAGVGKTSTITTILGKDNKTEISQSRVNKTRRSGINLVLIDSPGFKEETEVNDSVSQSLSYAAPGPHVIMIVIRAGQVTSENLKIIDRIHACLHKSRKQTMILFSGKDYLENKDIEEYIKENPEIEHLVKLYGKRFHALNNKDVNDQTQVNQLLEKISAIYHEHDGHFVKEKRNGPDHTEEKKKREKHNDLKDGLMI, encoded by the exons ATGGAAGTCACAGTTGTGGACACTCCTGGATGGCACTGTACTAAAATCTCTGAGGATGAGGTCGCATCACAAATAAAGGCAGCCACTGCATCACTTAATGGGCATTATGCTTTTCTCATGGTCATCCCCATTGGTTCCTATACAGCAAAAGAAATGCAAATGATTCCACAGTTACGTAAAATCCTAGGAGAAGATTTTTTTACTCATACTACAATTCTGTTTTCATTCCATGATAACCTTGAGTCAAAATCCTTTGATCAGTTTATTACAGAAGAAGAGGGAGCACTGAAGATTATCATTCAGTGCTGTGGAAATCGAGTGTACACCTGGAACAACAAAGATCGTTCATCTGTGAAGAATTTAAACAAGTTGTTAAAGGATCTAAAAGAAACACAGGGAATGAATGAAAACTCTAAGGAGAGTTCGCAGAGTGAAAATCAAGATGAAAAAATTATCGTAAAACCAGAACAAGATCAAGTCACATCTGAAGAAACTATAGGACATTCAGATGCACATATGAAGAGGCACAAGAAAGACACTACAGAACCAATGGACAAGACAAGTGAAGAAGTCAGAGTTGTTGTCTTGGGAATGGCTGGGGTAGGAAAGACCTCAACCATTACCACAATTTTAGGAAAGgataacaaaactgaaataagCCAATCGCGGGTTAATAAAACCAGAAGGTCTGGGATTAACTTAGTGTTGATTGATTCTCCTGGCTTTAAGGAAGAGACAGAAGTGAATGATTCAGTCTCCCAGTCTTTGTCATATGCTGCTCCAGGGCCACATGTCATTATGATTGTAATCAGAGCGGGACAAGTTACCTCAGAAAACCTCAAAATAATTGATCGCATACATGCGTGTCTTCAcaaatcaagaaaacaaacaatgatCCTGTTCTCTGGAAAGGATTATCTAGAAAACAAAGATATTGAAGAGTATATTAAGGAGAATCCAGAGATTGAACATCTTGTAAAATTGTACGGCAAAAGATTTCATGCACTGAATAACAAGGATGTCAATGATCAGACTCAAGTTAACCAACTGCTTGAAAAGATTTCTGCAATTTACCATGAACACGATGGTCACTTCGTCAAAGAAAAGAGGAACGGTCCGgatcacacagaagaaaaaa agAAACGAGAAAAACATAACGATTTAAAGGATGGCTTAATGATTTAA